AAGACGGCCAGCGACGAGATGAAGGAGAAGATCTTCAGCAATATGTCCGAACGAGCGGCCCAGTTGATCAAGGAAGACATGGAATACATGGGCCCCGTCCGATTGAGCGACGTCGAAGCCGCTCAGCAACGCATCGTCGACGTCGTCAGACGTCTGGAAGATGCCGGGGAAATCATCATCTCCGGTCGCGGCGGCGAGTCCGACGTGGTGGTGTGAGAGGCGCGTTGAGGAGGTCGCGGCATGGCCCGCAGATCAACGGTTATTAAGGCGGCAGAGGCACTTCCCTTCCAGGGCGCGGTACTCAAGCCGTTTCACCTCAGCGACATGATGGGTGAAGTCAAGGCCGCCCTCATCCAGGCCCAGGCCGACGCCGCCCGAATCGTCAGACAGGCCAAGGCCCAGGAGGACGCCATCCGCCGGGCGGGTTACGAGGCCGGTTATCAGGCCGGCTTCGCGAAAGGCCTCGAAGAGGGGCGAGAAAAAGGCCATGCCCAAGCCTTTGCTGAAGCCAAAGCCCAGTTCGCCGCGACCCACAAGAGCCTCCTGTCCTCTTGCGAGAAGATCATCGCGGATATCGAGGAACGCCGGGCCGCCTGGCAGGCCGCCGCCCGCCAGGATCTCGTCGATCTGGCCATGGCCGTCGCGCGCCGGATCGTTCGCCACGTCAGCGAAAACGATCGCCGCGTGGTGGTCGAGAACCTCGAGGAGGCCATTCGTCTCGCCGGAGAACGGTCCGACGTGACCATCAAGATCAACCCGGCCGATGCCCAGGCGGTTCGTGTGTTCGCGGAGTCCCTGGCCGATCGGCAGGCCTCCTGCAAGCTCGTGAAAATCGTTGAAGCCCCCGAAATCTCGCCCGGCGGTTGCTGGGTTCAATGGGGCAGCGGCGCGGTCGATGCCCGCATCGAGACGCAGCTTGACCGCATCGCCGCGGAACTGGGGGTCCGCGGAACACCGTCGATTCAGCATGCCGCGGAAAATATGACCCGGGAGGGTCCGGAAAACGCATGAACGCGTTCGCAAAAGAGATCGAGATGGTCGACTCCATGGTCACTCCGTCCCTCGTCGGGCGGGTCGTGGACGTCACCGGTCTGACCATCACGGTCTCGGGCCTCCCCGCGCCGATCGGAGCGATGTGCACGATCGAACGGCAGAACGGTACCCGCATCGAGGCCCAGGTCGTCGGCTTCAGAAACGACCACACCATCGTCATGCCCCTGCAGGACACGCTCGGCGTGGCCAGAGGCGACAACGTGACCGCCTGGCCCGGCGAGGCGAAAGTCCCCCTCTGCGACGAGATGATCGGACGCGTGATGGACGGCCTGGGCCGTGTCATCGACAACGGCCCGCCGCTCTATTGCGATACCTGTTACCCGGTCTATCGCCCCGCTCCCCGCGCCCTCGAGCGCCCTCGGATCTCCCATCCGTTGTCCACCGGCATCCGCTCAATCGACGCCCTCTTGACCGCCGGTCGGGGGCAACGTCTTGGACTCTTCTCCGGAACCGGCGTCGGCAAGAGCGTATTGTTGGGCATGATCGCCCGTTACACCGATGCCGATGTGACCGTCCTGGCGCTCATCGGAGAACGCGGCCGCGAGGTCAATGAGTTCCTGCAGAATGACCTCGGGCCGGAAGGACGCCGCAAAACCGTACTGGTACTCAGCACCTC
The Phycisphaerae bacterium DNA segment above includes these coding regions:
- a CDS encoding FliH/SctL family protein encodes the protein MARRSTVIKAAEALPFQGAVLKPFHLSDMMGEVKAALIQAQADAARIVRQAKAQEDAIRRAGYEAGYQAGFAKGLEEGREKGHAQAFAEAKAQFAATHKSLLSSCEKIIADIEERRAAWQAAARQDLVDLAMAVARRIVRHVSENDRRVVVENLEEAIRLAGERSDVTIKINPADAQAVRVFAESLADRQASCKLVKIVEAPEISPGGCWVQWGSGAVDARIETQLDRIAAELGVRGTPSIQHAAENMTREGPENA